A stretch of the Corylus avellana chromosome ca6, CavTom2PMs-1.0 genome encodes the following:
- the LOC132183578 gene encoding pentatricopeptide repeat-containing protein At1g62260, mitochondrial, producing the protein MTYFVIAWRRIRMRSPYLAVYGLRNMQPFCGWPMLTRISNNGSVPSISFTSASIPKSSFRGTDLYSLNKKISHLIRTGRLCEAKTVFDNAKHRNTVTWNSMISGYVQQRELAKARKLFDELCERDIVSWNLMISGYISCRGSRYIEEGRTLFDNMPDRDCVSWNTMISGYAKIGKMDEALVLFNSMPERSVVSWNAMITGFLHNGNVERAIEFFERMPERDAASLSALLSGLIRNGELDKASKVLTEHGNKDEAREDLVHAYNTLIAGYGQRGRIEEARHLFDQIPFCPDGGKEGNGRFERNVVSWNSMITCYVKARDIASARELFDLMTERDTFSWNIMISGYVHCSNVEEASKLFSKMPNPDTLSWNTMISGSMEIGSLKLANNFFERMPQKNLVSWNSMIAGYEKNEDYKGAVNFFTQMLLEGEKPDRHTLSSVLSVSTGLVDLHLGMQIHQLVSKTVLPDVPINNSLITMYSRCGEINQARTIFDEMKLKNDVISWNAMIGGYASHGFSEQALELFKLMKRLKVRPTYITFISVLNVCAHAGLVEEGRKQFKSMCSEYGIDPQVEHFAALVDVVCRHGQLEEAMDLINRMPCEPDTAVWGALLGACRVHHNVELAEVAAEALMRLEPESSAPYVLLYNLYVDMGQWDSAAKLRTMMEKKKIRKQPGYSWVDSSCF; encoded by the coding sequence ATGACCTACTTTGTGATTGCTTGGAGGAGAATCCGAATGCGCAGCCCATACTTGGCTGTTTATGGACTTAGGAATATGCAGCCCTTTTGTGGTTGGCCAATGTTGACTCGCATATCTAACAATGGGTCTGTTCCATCAATTTCTTTCACCTCAGCTTCGATACCCAAGAGTTCTTTTCGGGGCACAGACTtatattcattaaataaaaagatCTCCCATTTGATCCGGACTGGTCGGCTTTGTGAAGCGAAAACCGTGTTTGATAATGCGAAGCACCGAAACACTGTTACCTGGAATTCAATGATAAGTGGGTATGTCCAACAAAGAGAGCTGGCCAAGGCACGTAAGTTGTTCGATGAGTTGTGTGAAAGAGATATTGTGTCGTGGAACTTGATGATATCAGGTTATATATCGTGTCGTGGAAGTAGGTATATTGAGGAGGGGAGGACCTTGTTTGATAACATGCCGGATAGAGATTGTGTTTCGTGGAACACGATGATCAGTGGGTATGCAAAGATTGGCAAGATGGATGAAGCCTTAGTCCTTTTTAATAGTATGCCTGAGCGGAGTGTCGTTTCTTGGAATGCTATGATTACTGGCTTTTTACATAATGGTAATGTAGAGCGTGCTATTGAGTTTTTTGAACGAATGCCAGAACGGGATGCGGCTTCTCTTAGTGCACTTTTATCGGGTCTTATTCGGAATGGTGAATTGGATAAAGCTTCAAAAGTTCTGACTGAACACGGTAACAAGGATGAAGCCAGAGAAGATTTAGTGCATGCATATAATACTTTGATAGCTGGCTATGGTCAGAGGGGAAGGATTGAAGAAGCTCGACACCTTTTTGATCAGATTCCATTTTGTCCTGATGGAGGTAAGGAGGGAAATGGGAGGTTCGAGAGAAATGTGGTATCATGGAATTCTATGATTACGTGCTATGTGAAAGCGAGAGATATTGCTTCTGCCAGGGAACTTTTTGACCTCATGACAGAAAGAGATACTTTTTCCTGGAATATTATGATCAGTGGCTATGTCCATTGTTCAAATGTGGAAGAGGCCTCAAAACTCTTTAGTAAAATGCCAAATCCTGATACCCTGTCATGGAATACAATGATCTCAGGGTCTATGGAAATCGGTAGTTTAAAACTTGCTAATAATTTCTTTGAGAGGATGCCCCAGAAAAACCTGGTATCGTGGAACTCCATGATAGCAGGGTATGAGAAAAATGAGGACTATAAAGGAGCGGTTAATTTCTTCACTCAGATGCTACTTGAAGGAGAGAAACCTGATAGACACACTTTGTCTTCAGTTCTCAGTGTGTCTACTGGGTTGGTGGATCTTCACCTGGGTATGCAGATTCATCAGTTGGTCTCAAAGACAGTTCTTCCAGATGTGCCCATAAATAACTCTCTCATTACCATGTATTCAAGATGTGGGGAAATAAACCAGGCACGGACCATTTTTGATGAGATGAAACTAAAGAATGATGTGATCTCCTGGAATGCAATGATTGGAGGTTACGCATCTCATGGATTTTCTGAACAGGCACTTGAACTTTTCAAATTGATGAAAAGGCTTAAAGTGCGGCCtacatatataacatttatttcGGTTTTGAATGTGTGTGCTCATGCAGGATTAGTTGAAGAAGGTCGGAAGCAATTCAAATCCATGTGTAGTGAATATGGTATAGATCCACAGGTTGAACACTTTGCTGCCCTTGTGGATGTTGTGTGTCGACATGGGCAGCTTGAGGAGGCCATGGATTTGATCAATAGGATGCCATGCGAACCAGATACGGCTGTGTGGGGTGCATTATTAGGTGCTTGTAGGGTGCATCACAATGTAGAGTTGGCTGAAGTTGCAGCTGAAGCGTTGATGAGACTTGAACCAGAAAGTTCGGCCCCATATGTGTTGCTATATAATTTGTATGTTGATATGGGACAGTGGGACAGTGCAGCAAAATTGAGAACgatgatggaaaaaaaaaagatcagaAAGCAACCGGGGTATAGTTGGGTTGATTCTTCGTGTTTCTGA
- the LOC132185758 gene encoding uncharacterized protein LOC132185758, whose protein sequence is MAGCKEEMRMEGYSVVCPKPRRLDMGLFDPSSFNDHHFRPPSSFRWPINHQRETGDSRAGTELLDIILTKGNSAERSCNQVASSPPFFCGSPPSRASNPVIQDAQFFNENATTPFPPPAAAAPPSPSARKGRGCVRMNFGHKPATVRVEGFDCLGTDRRNCSISAVA, encoded by the exons ATGGCAGGCTGCAAGGAGGAGATGAGGATGGAGGGTTACTCGGTGGTTTGTCCTAAGCCTCGCCGGTTGGATATGGGCCTCTTTGATCCCTCCTCTTTTAACGATCACCATTTCAGACCACCCTCCTCCTTCAGATGGCCCATCAA TCATCAAAGAGAGACCGGAGATTCAAGAGCAGGAACAGAGCTTTTGGATATCATTCTCACTAAG GGAAATTCTGCGGAGAGATCCTGTAACCAAGTAGCTTCTTCGCCACCATTTTTCTGTGGATCTCCACCAAGCAGGGCTTCTAACCCTGTAATCCAAGATGCCCAGTTTTTCAATGAGAATGCCACCACCCCTTTTCCGCCTCCGGCGGCGGCTGCACCACCCTCGCCCTCCGCCCGTAAAGGCCGAGGATGCGTCCGAATGAACTTCGGGCACAAACCCGCCACGGTTCGGGTCGAGGGCTTCGATTGCCTCGGCACAGATAGGAGAAACTGTAGCATATCTGCTGTGGCTTAA